The region TATGCTGCGATGTTGTTAACTTTATAACGTCCAATAAGAAGAAATCTCAGATTAGGATATATGCAAATGACAATTAGTGGAAATTAGTGATCCCACATCTTTCCCTGTGTGTCTTGATCATAGTCAAACTCTTGACCTCTTCTCTGATAATTGGAATATCGATGTATATCTATTTTTAGTCACCAATCCAGACAGATTTCATGTCACTCGGATTAGTCTATTTTATGAAATGAGAATTTTATAAATCAGTAACAATGACATAGATAATCTCATTAGGTACTGATCTTTCCTAATCGGTAATCAAAGATGGTGATATATTAATTGACCAAAATGACGAGAACAATTTTTTGTTAAAGCTAATGgaaaatattcttaatttatttttcaatgatcTTCTACCTCCTAGCTTCCAACCAACTCACGGGTTCTATATGCAACTGTTTGATGTTTCAGCTTAAGCAATTGTTATTGAAATGAGCTACGTGTGAAAAATCATCCAATATTTGTTGTTACGACATCAAATTTTCCGAATTTCAGCATTGATTTATTCATCAGTGTTATTGATCAAAGGTTGTTTTTGCTCATTGAAAGCGTGGGTGGAATGTCTTGTTGGCTATGATTAAACCGTGCAACTGTCACTTTTACGGTTTTATAGATATCCATCAGGAAAACTTTGACTTacagaaattgaaattatggaTTAGATGATCATAGAGAAATAGAAGGCCAGATCACTCGATGTGCAgatcaaaagaaaaaatcaattaatcactaccattcaaaacaaaattttattGATTGATGTGCGTACGCACGCtcataaattcaatttgaaggTGTTTCCATGTTTTTGAATATCGATGAACCTTGAGAACTAGTCTGGAAGATATTGACGATTGGTTATATGCCtacgcatataaatataagcCAACATTGtgattatttcagaaaatattgtATCAACACGTCTTCCCCATTCTCAAGGAACAGATGAGGTCGAATGAACTACTGGTCCATATATTTCCCACTATCATTGCCCTAATTGAAAATGCAACCATGGATGAGTATAAAAATACCATATTCCCTGGTGTCAAGAAAGTCTTCTGTGCTCCAAAACCAGTTCAAGTAAGTCAAAGATGAAGTATAGATGTGATATCATGGGTCACATTGTATATGTGCTTCCACTGTCACAAcaatattgatccatgtcattcaatgcagtaattttgtaaataatggcTATAGCCTTGATACATATCATATAAACTATATGGAGATCATCTTTGGtgtattattcttattttgcaGGCTACTGTTGTTTTATTAGAGCACTTGGATGTTATTTTAGCCAAAACACCGAAGGAAGATGTgaaaactgaagttttaccACTGGTTTTCAACATGTTAGATTCAAACTCGTCACAAGGACAGGTGATTTTGCTCGATTTGCCAATGAAACTTCATCAGTGAAtattatacaaatgtagaGTTGTACCTGAACATTTGATAATCAGCCAACTCATTTAAACCATGCAAGTCTTCCATATGATTTTCAACCCCCAATGGAATTGatatcatttattaatcaataatAGTTCATCATCTGTAAGTCAAGTACTTGACCAACCCTCCTATCGGGTTGTATAATACATGTTTCCACACTGTGTGGTGTGTGGAAGGTTTAatctttctttttgaaatgaataatctTTTAACAATAGAGTGTATGTATTACTGACATGTCTATCTTCAGGAGGCAGCTCTTAATACTATTGCGGCGATTCAGGATTATCTTGATGAGAGTGTAATGAAGAAAATGGTGCTACCAAAAGCCAAAGGCctatataataaatcttcaaatATAAAGGTGTCTAAatgaaacatttgaaaaacCTTTTTTGCATACATAATAAAATCTATCTAATATATGTACGTTCATTTCCAGATGCGGCTAAATGCATTGTTATGTATAGACAAGTTGTTGGATAAACTtgataaaatgataatattgGATGAAGTTTTACCCTTCCTTACTGAGATCTCATACCAGGACACTGAGATATTAATGGCTGTGATAGGTAATAATGTCAGATATACAAGATGTATCATTTATCTTTGATGTTTAAATGATCCAAATCTAATTATTACTCTTTTTTAAAggaatttacaaacatatgCTTAGCGATAAGAAGTTTGGACTAACGCACAATCTGATTGCCTCAAAAGTAATGCCTCCATTGATACCATGTACAGTGTCTCCGGGCCTTAACATGGAACAGGTATTTGTGTACATTTACATGCAATTTGTTCTAATCACAGATTGAAACATTAAACGTTTTACGCAACTTAGCAGACACTAATGGTGCATCTATTGGCACTCAAACCTATACATTATATCTCGGTAAAGAAGAATGAAAGTTCTTTAATGTGAGAGTTTAAGTTCTTCAATCACCATTTGACGAAAAAGCTGTGTAATAACCAAATGACTAAGGTTTTCAGTGTCTCTGCATTGTGCAGTATTTGTTGATTAGATTAGTTTTAAGAAGACTGTTTTTTGGGTTCAAGTTTGGCACGTTGATGGAAGTTTTGCGTGAGATGCTAGAACATATTGATAGACAACGACGGAACAAGATGAAATTAGAAAGTATGAGCCAGTCAGGTTCTTTAGGGTAAGAAAACTGGGAATTCCTGATTCAATTTATTagttttgataattgtttccaaatatttgtattcattatTTGTAGGTCACGGCCAACGATTAAGATGCATTTAAGTGTTGAAAAGCCTGACCTATCATTTTCTCCTTCATCAGATACAAAACCAAGCAATAAGAATTtcttaactgtagatgatgcTATGCATACTGTTCAGAAAGTGAGAACGGGTAAGTTTTATATCACTGTACTACgtaaaaattgatattaataTCCACCTTGGGCACTCGGATGAGTTATGTTGACAATTATATCACCAACTGGAAGCTAAGGAGCCAGTACGAAGGTCAGAGATGCTGAAATTGGATAGAAATGTCGGAATGATTTGTATGTTGAATTCAGTGTGAAGGTGTAGATGCTGGGAATGCTGACAATCATTGCTGAACGCTGATGATATATGAATACTTAAGGCGCCATACAATGTAGTAAACTTTCAAGTTGATTATACTTTgtattaataattcatttgaaattgttgattcatgaataaagaattacaTAGAAAAATAAGATTACATGTTTATTCGTTTATGTGCATCGTCTTATATATGTTGAATCATCCCTTTAACCAAATGCATGGGTGCACATGAGGTGGGGTCCTTTAAACTGCAATCATAATGATTCAAGGGTCAAAAGAGAGCTGGCTGCTACTAAATGAAAATGTATCCGTACATCGCTTCAAGTAAATGCCTAATTTCAAACTATTAAGACTGAACTTTCTATCCTGCCAAGACTGTTTAAATGCAAATAAACTTATAATCTTTTTGCATGCTTTTGCAAGAAGTCCTTTCTTCTAAAACACCTAAAAGAGCTTCTGTATACGTTAGTAATTTCCggttgaacattttctttttgaataattGTACAAGCAATGTGGCTAGTGTTGTGTTGGTTTGAAGTGCATGGCCTTGACCCCTTTTGACCCTTGACCTTTGTAATTGACCTTAAACCCTTTTCCTTTCCAGACCTCGATTCCCCTGAAATACTTAAGAATGTTCTCAATCTTCGCACATGTGCGGCCAACTCGATCAACGTCAAGTATAAACCGAAACGCAGGCATTCTGAGTTTGGATTGCCTGTTCATCAGCTTTCTGCACTCTTGGGGCAATGTAAACCTTCAGGTGTCGTACAAACAACATACTTTAATGTGATTGGCGCACTGTTTGTCATCTTTCTTCCTTTTTCACTTTCACATCTCCTTCCTCTTTGTCTTGTATCGTGAAGTCGCTACCCCCACTTGCAGTGTTCTTGTGTCGCTTATAGTAAATCTATTCAGTAAAACATGATGTGACCAgtgatacatatatataattgTGCAAAATGCCAGGACAGTATATGATATGTTTGTTgagaattagaagaattatttGATCCTAGACCTACGTATTCTTAAGTAAGTCGTGACTGTATGTGAAAGGTGCACCTTTCAGCTCGTTGTGTGCACCTTGCCATCTACTGGTAGCTTTTTGTCATACTTCTGTCTTGATGCTGAATGACACTGTTAGATGATACAggattaatgaattattcttTTGTATGTAggcaaatctaataaatctgAAGATTACTTCAGAAAAAGATAGAAAACTGAGAATTTTTACTTTTACagatataatcatatacaGTGTAAATTCAGTTGTAGGCCTAAATGCAGACCACCCTACCTTGATTCAATATTGTGTGTAGATATAAGTCATATTCCTTTAGTTATTTATGTCTGATATTTCAAGTAGGCGCTGAATTATTAGGTTGGTTAGAAATTCAATAGATGTCATATACAAAGAATTACAAATATACCTCCTGGCATTAATCGCGTATCAGCTTCTTCAAGAATCTTAACTCTTACAGCCTTCGTGAGCTCTTGTGCTGCTGTGAATATGGAGTTTTTactttgtatatattatatatacatctaTATTTATAGATCTGGGCTTCAGCTCTGTTTCACACGTATATATTGTCCACCTATACCAATATTCAAAAGACTATCCATATTTATCCTGCTCGCTTTGATCTGCTGCAATGTTGTTGTCACAGTTAATTGGTTTTGATAATAGTATACATTAGACATATTTGATGTTTTTGAAGAAGGCAGGTATTAATACTTATCTCTAATAGTAAAAACAAGTAAATTATATGatgatatttacaataatgatGAGGATACAATTATTTGATAGTTCTATTTTATACAGTTAATACTCTCAAGCACAATGCTTTCTTATGCTTTTTATATATTCActtgatttaaaaattaaatttaaatgatatcattttgtTATCCAATGATAAATAATGCTTAAGATAATTCAGATATGATAATTCAGGATAAAGGGCTTCACATGAACACTGCAAGCTGTTTGTCACTTTTGTCCGTCACCATTGTCAATGTCTTTAGTGTCATCTGTTGGATGAGAGACTTTTccgcaaaatatttcataattgtttctttttaattattttcagCTCCCAGTACCCCTGAAAGCCAAAAGAGAACAGTCCAGGTTGGTGTTTCTAGCAATCCATTACCACGGAGACGCCATTCCAGTGTGCATGGTGTTCACCCTAATGTAGCCCCTGTGAGTACCCAAAATGTGGGTTTGAGTATGGATAATCTTCATATCCATACATTATCTTCTGTACATAGATTGGAAGTTGTTCTAGTATGTATTAGATTAGAAGGGTGGTCCCATCTGTGTAGAGCCTGGGACCTACGTAGATTAGTATTTGTATgacatttatttcaaaaacaaatattatctTTAGTTTGTTTGCATGATGTTGATGATAGCATTATGTCTGTGTTGTTTCTGTGTGGATGTTGAATTAAATGACTTAAATTTTTTGCTCTGCAAGATGTTGCGAGTGATCTTTTTCAATCAATAGTAATTTTACTTTGACCCATTATTCTGAAAAAGAAAGATATTGAATTTTAGTGAACTGAATTCTTAGACTAGCATTTGGGATTAAGAGAAAACTGATATTGCATAAAAATAGTTGTGATTTTCTCATAAACCCAAATAGTATTGGAGATGATCATCAAAAAACTTTATTGTTGTAGATGTATTGTCTTACTGTTGTGCATTAGTTGGCAAAAGTTTAAATATTTTCGACCTCTCAAACAAAATGCTTAAGTGAGACTTGAAGGTAAGTGATGTTATTCAACTTAAATCATTGTTTTGATAgtatttgttgttgtttgtcTGTATGAAATGTAtagttgatttgaaaaaattttaatgtgattgattttaatatatatatttgaatattggatGATATTTTTATGACATTCTTCTTTGAAGATTAATTTTCAGAGATTTTTGCATGATAGATTTTACAGACTGAAATTGATctactttttttcaaaaaatacttttttttacaaaataagatacatatatatctttatttattattatttacaaatattgcaCAAATTTTCCATTTCTCTTCACTTTAAAACATGTCGGACCAGGTTCTATACTCGTTCTCTGGGTAATGTAGAATGATTTACAGTTGTCCAAAACATAACATGATAGATAACATAATCTCTGCTTCAATTTTCTTAGGATAAGGTACAAAGTGTGCCCGATCGGCTGGCTGATCGAAGGTATAGTCTTTTGTTGCCCGATGGAACTCGTAATCCAAACTTATTGCTGCCGGATGGAATGGCTGATGGTATTTTTACAAATTCACCAAGACGATTAAGTACTCAAAGCCTCGGCCCTGTTGTTGTTCCGGTAAGTTACACATGCTACAAAGTGTCCATCAATATAGTGGCCATATTTTGCACTTTGTACACATATCATTATTGAAGCCGTGATGGTTTTCTGATGGTTCTAtgataaaaatacaaaaaatccAATACCAATAAAAACTGAAATCTGACTAGCAGATCTTTTTTATTACAGTAAATGTCACTGCACATTTTCAATTTGCAAATTTCACAATGCTTGCTTTGCTATTATGACCatgttctacagttgtgtgaATTGATTAACGATGGAGTCACAATTCGATCATTTCCAATTGTTTAACTCCACTGTATTGACCGACAACTGTCATCTAGCTCCAGGATTCTTTGAGAAAAATAACTAAAAGAAAGATAGCTGGAAACGGAAGAAATTCAACATTCATGATTTGACAGATTTTAATAACTAGATGGCcagctatagaaataaatttcttATGGAATCTTGTGATATGCCTGCGTAAGCTTTAATCACAAAAATTACAACTTGTTTCGAGAAGGAATTTCACTTACATGAATAggctatatgtatatatagtatatttttttatatttatttcaatttcttgatataataaatataaggATGACTACCTGTCAGTGCCCAGACGACCGAGCACACAGAGTGTAGGACCATGCATTGTACCAGTAAGTTAACGCGTACCACAATCAAACGTTACCCAAAACTAACCATTCAACATTTACCCTAAACCATAACCCTTTAACTAACCTCACCATGCATTCTGTACCTAACAATAATCACTTCAGAGGTTTTCATGAGGATGGAGTTAACAAATACATGTACCATTATTTATAGTCGTATATAGTCgtacattgtatatgaaatgaTATATGAAGAATTTCCTGATATTCAAACTATACCTGTACTATAAGTAAGTCGCAACGATGTTGATTTTCAACAATACCACAATATCTAGacattattgaaaataatcttGATCTATGTACCTCTATCGTACTCATGAAGGGTTTACAAATGAAAACTATTGTATGACCTCAAACCTACTGTACAGAAAATGTCCTTGGAATGCCACTCCCGCCACAAATTTAACCTCACCAAACTATCTCAATAATTACTGGTCCTTCGACTATGTTCAGACctttgtttgattttaactgtcgattctatgattttgtaactaagatttgttattttgtaattgttCTGTCTGTCTGCTATTGAGTGATGATGTTTTTGCAATTTGctgaatgaatgatcccaaatTATTGTCTTGTCTGTCACTTGTGTCAGTGAACTGagtcctttttcaaaatctatatctTTCATCGAACATACACCATAGAGACTACTCTGATTCTATGAATAAGAGAAGTTGGTCTTGTAATGATgtctgatatcatttatacCCAGCTGTGCTAGCTACTTCTATCCATATATTATGGTTTATTTTACCCCAATAACTACCATGTATAGATTTCCTGATTGGGATCAATCATCGTCATCGCCACAAAATTACAAGAACAGTTGTCATTAAATTCTTTTAGAAGGTGCTTCATCGGAATTCAAGTTTTCCTGCAATGGTATGTACGTACTGGCAGAATACCATGTGCTTATATATTACCACTTATTTATTCACACACTAGATATTAATatagaaatgtatattttattcaaatattatatatatcatagAGGCGGCTCCAAATAGGCGATAGCTCTTAATATCAAACTGATGAAGATAAAAACTTTACTGCCATTTTACATGATGGTCCGAATTGTGCAGGCTGATTTTATGTATTCACCTTGTAGTTTCTAGAAGTTCAAAACctcaaatgttttatttaccGGTTGGAAATGTCACCTAATTTTGCAGTTCAATCTGTAGTTCTATTCTATCATCCACTGCTGAACTTTCAGAAACCTTATCTGTATCAGTGAATTTAGATCCCACTTTTTTctccttattcatttttctataatGTATATTCTTCATATGTCGCACATGTTGATATTTATAGTTTCTGATACATGATTATTGACACCCGACTGATATTTCTTCTACTTCAATTATTCCTTTTCCACTCTATTATCACTGTTGCATCTCATTAAAGTTGTTCGTCgcatcattgaaaattgtttgCAGCCGATGCAATTAAACTATATATTCCAGTATTAAGCTACGGAAAAGGTACATCTAACATCAGTCAGTGATGATAGAGTGCGCTTTTTCAAtgcatattattttcttctgatCCCGAGTCATTGGAGACAAACTGAAATTGATGAAAGCCAATATTTTGAATGTTTGACTCCATTGGTTCTACTACACATAGACATATCCAACTCAACGTTTAAGAATTTTATTATGTCATCCATTTTCTTCTTCGCATCCTCCTGACTTCACATCTAGTGCGGTCAGCATTTCTCATTTGATTACATTTCTAATTTAATTTGGGAATGATGTTTGTAAATGGGTAAGCTGTAATCTCCAAAATCAGGTAGCATTCTATTGCTAATGGAATGTtcatttaatgatttaatgaacCTTTGATAATAGCTTTTCAAACTGCCTGCATCAATCAATCTaatagaatgaaatttttcaaatatatgaatagttctaaaatgaaatagaaatattgtttTCATGCTGTATAGATTTCATTCCAATCAAATGGACAATTTGCAAGATAAAAAGTACAGTGATTTTGGTGTACCCTGCCATCTCACTGACCCATGCATGTTGTAACCTGTAGATAACCAGCATGACACTCTAATATTCCCATCTAGGATGTGACTATTGAAGACGTTGCTGAAGCTACAGTAAGATCATGTACACTATGCTTTCTATTATCTCTCTTCATCATTATGAGGCACATATATCACCATCCGGTTAATAGATATGAGTACATTTTGCTAATTCGTTCATTTAGACATATACATTATACATAATtcacaattcatttcaattggaATAAACCGATGACTTCTTATGTGCCTGATATTTGCATGCAGTGCATGAGTGAGTTTTGTTGAGATTATTACGTAATTACCTAACTTTGCTGTTGTTTCCTAAGTTGAAAATCGCATCCAatccagtttttttttgtctgaTTTTTGCTGATGAAATTTTATACAAAATTTAAGAAATCAGCCAAATATACATgatgtatatatctatatatgtaaTCTGTCTACGTTACAGCAGGGGTCTACGAAAAATAAAGTTTTATTGCGTAAAGTATGCTGCTTTAGTTTTGTTTGGTAATAGTATGTTAGAATTATAGGTTAGACATATTTGTTGTTTAGGTTTGCAATGAGATTTGTAGAGAATTTAGTTTATTTAGAGGAGAAAATTAAGCTAAGGGTTGGTTTATAAATGATTGTTTCCTGCTTAAAGATGGAAATAATTTTCTGCTTCACCCTTATTTGTTGATTAGTTACTGAAACTTAACTGAATTCATGCGGCTGTGTTTTGGCTCcgattggttttttttatttaggGTCATAGATAAATGTTAAAGTGAAAACGTTTTTTGTGTTCTGCTATTACTGACTACTGACCACTTTCAGAAGGCAAATATCTAAACTACGAGTTTTACTGTGATACATGTTTTGTGTTATAATCATTAGTTTTATAAGTTGTTCATTTGTTCGAAAATCACGAAAAAATGCTTAATGTTCTGCACTTTAGAAATATAGAGTTTTGTGAATCATTTGATAACAGcagttttatataaaggttTTCACACTTCTTGAAATATGTTACATTGGCAAATTCCCTGATGACTATGATATATTGATTTCCTGTTGaaaatttccatttaacttcCCTGTCGGTGATAATGTCGTTTTGAAATGTCATTTGTGGatttggaatttttcaattgttcATGACCTGAAAATAAGGCTACATGGGTAGGTTTATTTTACAAATGTATTTATCCAGTTTCACATTACTCATCTTTTGTACAGTTGTAGTATTCaactatgaaaatgattttagaaattatatttcctTATGACCATAAAGAGATGATCAATCAATATAGCCGATTTGGGTTCTTATCATTTTGATAGAGATTATCCAGTCATTAGAGTTGTTTCACTTAGACCAGTTAGTTGTTTATGACTTATTGATATGGATTTATGTAGAAATCTATCCCTGGCAGGGAATGGCAGTATGTTCCTGGTCTCAtattaatgattttcaaatggaaattttgagttaaattgttattgttatttgtGATACGTACTTAACCACATTATTTTACCCTCGTTTCCAAAAGCAATGGTCTAAAAGATTAACATGTGGCTCAGTTTTGgatcaaatttgaattatgcACAATTCAGCCAAAGAAATTGTTTCCATCATATCCGATCCCTAGTCTTAATACGATATTCTGTTTTTCAGGAACCAGAAAGACGAGAGAGCAAGTTTAATCTTTTCGACACAATCAGTCCGACACTGCAACGTAGAACTAGTTTCACAACATTAGGTGAAAGTGTGGTGAGTGCAAATTGTATAAGGCCTGGTATCTCAATGTTCCGACTTTTCTACGTATAatctttgatatttcatcttattttcagATGCAGTTGTTCACTGGCAAATCATCAGGGTGATGATGATATCTCTACCCTACCCTGGTTTGTTGGTCCCAGTGTGTTGTCTAGCCCGGTGTACCCTTCATTGAAAAGGCGTGTTGCCCTCGATAGAACCCCAATCGTGGTATATATGGGAATGGTGTTAGTTTATCAATACCCCATAGTGGTTATATTGTGCCATATATTGCACACATAGTGGATATGTAATTGTACAAAAAAAGCACTGTAAAAAGATTAAGTAATGTTTGTCATTGTTATATGATAGTAATGAAGAACCAAAGTGGTAGCTAATCTCCTCAAATTGTCGAccatatttgaaaaacaaaactgaatataccaaaatatatttcattatggATTTTGAGACTTGTTTCTCGGCATTGATGATTCTTACATTTAACAAGAATTTTACTTATTCAAGTTGTTGAGGAGGGATTTTAGGGATGTAGTTTCGTAGTTATGTAATATTCAAGGAACAGGAGGCTTGAAAATGTGATATGTCATAAGTAAGGAAGTCAGTTGTTGGATTGGAGAAGCCCAAATGGGGAACAAAGTAAATAAGGTTGGAGGATTGATGATTGTTTTTATATGGAGGCTGTAAGAAAACCTATAATCAGGGCTGCTCAGAATGGCTCTTGAGGAATCCTTCAAATCTTCACAATGTTACAAATAGTTTTGTGCTATTGAGGATAAGAGCATATGTGAACAATAAAAATGCACTATCAGCATTTTTGCTATGTCTCGTCTTGACAAGACCTTCGAAACAGCCCTGAAATGTACATAAActagatatgaatattttcctTGTGCCAATAACTACTATATGTCAGCTGTTGTTGTTATGAAACGGTGATCTCTAAataaaagtttagttgattgTTTGTTTGCATTTTAGGTGGTGTCAGTAGATGATGTGAATATCTATCCGCTTTATATAGGCATAGGTGTTATTCATCTACTTTTAGAACTAATGATAAggcttcattaattcattattgttgACACCTTCAGAAATATTTTGGATCAAAGGCAACCGTTGCATGTATTAATATTGAAATGGTCAACACAATTTTTGGTGTTTTTTAtgtagaaaataaaacaaattcatgCAACCACTTATTCCTCGGTCATTTGCTATTTTGAAGC is a window of Tubulanus polymorphus chromosome 2, tnTubPoly1.2, whole genome shotgun sequence DNA encoding:
- the LOC141900405 gene encoding SCY1-like protein 2, whose amino-acid sequence is MSCLSAKLCSMEVLSMIKHSLVADGNNPITKHFQIGKHVASAGPESVWKIYDAVRIEDKQEASVFIFEKRIADKLHKPRRRETVAEILRREVKHLGRFKHPKILTIMHPIEECHDSLAFASEPVLASLGNMLGNYERMPSPVPQEIKDCEFLELEIKYGVLQIAEALNFIHGIEQMLHGNINPQSIIITKKGAWKLAGLGFAEKAQDGKDSFPCSPWTTKSPKMAQPDLDYIAPELQLDKTCTFMCDMFSLGLVLCAIYNNGKSLLDCNRNPAVYAKKVEQLHDAFSEVAHKIPLPLVEPVEKMINRDIRYRPTAQLFSLVSSKVLKYFNDPVVSCIQVLDVIDQTDMTQRTEFFASLPALVPEIPKKILYQHVFPILKEQMRSNELLVHIFPTIIALIENATMDEYKNTIFPGVKKVFCAPKPVQATVVLLEHLDVILAKTPKEDVKTEVLPLVFNMLDSNSSQGQEAALNTIAAIQDYLDESVMKKMVLPKAKGLYNKSSNIKMRLNALLCIDKLLDKLDKMIILDEVLPFLTEISYQDTEILMAVIGIYKHMLSDKKFGLTHNLIASKVMPPLIPCTVSPGLNMEQFGTLMEVLREMLEHIDRQRRNKMKLESMSQSGSLGSRPTIKMHLSVEKPDLSFSPSSDTKPSNKNFLTVDDAMHTVQKVRTGKFYITVLHLDSPEILKNVLNLRTCAANSINVKYKPKRRHSEFGLPVHQLSALLGQCKPSAPSTPESQKRTVQVGVSSNPLPRRRHSSVHGVHPNVAPVSTQNVQSVPDRLADRRYSLLLPDGTRNPNLLLPDGMADGIFTNSPRRLSTQSLGPVVVPDDYLSVPRRPSTQSVGPCIVPEPERRESKFNLFDTISPTLQRRTSFTTLGESVMQLFTGKSSG